AGTTTTTTGGGTAGCTGTTGTGGAGTGAACAGTAGTCATCAAGCCTTCTACCATACCAAATTTATCGTTGATAACTTTGGTTAAAGGAGCCAGACAGTTTGTTGTACAAGAAGCGTTGGAAACAACGTTCATATCGCTTGTGTATTTGTCGTTGTTTACACCCATTACGAACATTGGAGCATCTTTAGATGGTGCGGAGATAACAACTTTTTTAGCGCCGCCTTTGAAGTGAGCAGAAGCTTTTTCTGTTGTTGTAAATACACCAGTAGATTCAACAACGTATTCAGCGCCACATTCGCCCCAAGGAATTTCTTCTGGGTTCATGCAAGCGTATACGTTTACAGCTTGACCGTTTACAACCAGTTTGCCGTCTTTTGCTTCAACTGTACCGTTGAATTGACCGTGCATTGTGTCGTATTTGGTCATGTAAACCATGTAATCCAAATCGATAAATGGATCGTTTACACCAACAATTTCAAATACATCTGGTTGAGCCATAGCAGCACGGAAAACCAGTCTTCCGATACGGCCAAAACCATTAATACCAACTTTAATAGCCATATTAAATAACCTCCAAATAAGTTTATATACTTATCATATACCAAAATTCAAAAATATACAAGAGTTTGACAACATTTTAACAGAATTTTTTTGGAAAATTTTTTTATCAGAATAACGTCAGAAATATGAACAATCACGAATTTTTCTTTTTTAACAAAAAAATAGTGGTAAAAACCAGCCTTATTGCAATTACCACTACAAAATAAGCCATAAAATAATTTTTTCTATTCTATTGATTTTATGCCAGTAGTTCTGTAAAAACAACGCAAAATGATTTATCATTTTTTAGGCCCACAATCATTTTGAACCATCTGGCGGAATCTACCAACACTTTTTCATACATGCCGCTTGAAAAATGGAACATATTATTTTCAGCAATTATTTTTTGTTATAGTTGCAATACTGTTCTACAAACATGACAGTTTCTTACTATAACAATTGTTCACAGTGCTATTTTTACTTTTTGTTCATCCTTCCCTTTACTTTTGATTTTACTCTCGCTATAATTAAAAGTGACTTGTTTCGACAAAATACGACAAAGGAGAGTTACACAATTATGGTAACTTCTGAAGAATTAGATATTTTAAAAGAACACTATTCTTCTTTTCAAAATCCAGTATTTTATTGTTCCAATCAATTAGAAATTTTATGGTCCAACCCCGCTGCCGGAAAAATAGAGCAAAAATATACGAAAGATATTTCTGTTATCTGGGAAGAATTCTTTTTTTCCCTCCAACAGTCAGACCCTACCACTACTCTATCGTTCCATTTTATTTGTGGGGATACTTGTGCTTGGCTTAGATATATCCCGGTTGGAAATGGTGGTTTTTTGGAGTGGCTTTTAGAAGAAACCGATTCGAACAGTTTATCCAGATTTCACGAATTTTCCATGCAATCTTCTGATTTATTTAGCGTTGAAACCAGAATATACCTGACAAATATTTTTAATGTACTGCCATTTCTCTATAAAGAAATGGAACAGCAGGAACAATATGAATCCTTAGATTATTTGAAACAGATCTCACAAAATGCTTACCATCTGTTAAAAATGGTAAATAACAGTTTGGCATACCGTAAACTTAGTCCTAATTCCCTCCGCTTAACTGCAGTGGATATTACAAAAGAGTTAGAGCAACTTTTTATTTTGGTACAGGCAAACCTGCTTCGTTCCAACAAAACGTTTGAATATCATCTTCCAGATTCTCCTATTTTGATGCAAACGGATGTAGAAAAACTCCACATTGCTCTATTAAACTTAATTTCCAATGGATATTTATATGGGGGGTCTGATAATTTGGTATCCATTTCGGTTTGTACCCAAAAAGAAGATTTGATTATTCGGGTAACCGACCATGGAGAAGGAATTTCCACAGAACAGTTTGAACGGGTATTCACTCCTTATTATTCCTATAACCCTAATACTGGAACTCATAGTGGAATTGGCCTTGGACTGCCCTACACCAAAAAATTAGCGGAATGTTTAGGAGGAAGCTGTTTATTAACTAGCCAGCCTCATCAAGGCACACAGGTTGTCCTACGCCTTCCCATAAAAAACAGTGTAAAAGATACCGTACAATTTCAATCTAATCGGTTTGAATATAGCACTGGCAGATTCTCTCCCGTTTCTATTTACCTTTCAGATATCTGTGAAATCCCTATCTTTTAATTCAAATAAATTTAGTGATTGATACAAAATACTTTTTTTCAGCAAGATAATTGGAAAATCGGTTGACCCAGCCATAAAAAAATAGTACAATTAATTTGATTATTATTTTGTTTCTGTCCCAAAAGTCCATATTTTTAAGCTTTTGATGGTTTATGAAAAAACAACAAGCGCCAGTACGGTAAAAAAGCGGTTTGTTTTATCACACACCCAAACCACCCTTTTTGGGACAGCAACTATAAAAGATATGGAGGTTTATCGACTTATGGCTGTAAAATATGTTTTTGTAACAGGTGGCGTTGTTTCCGGGCTTGGAAAAGGCATTACAGCGGCATCTTTAGGGCGTTTGCTAAAAAATAGAGGGTATAAAGTAACCATCCAAAAATTTGACCCCTACATTAACGTGGATCCTGGTACAATGAGCCCTTACCAGCATGGTGAAGTATTTGTTACAGACGATGGCGCTGAAACTGATTTGGATTTAGGCCATTATGAGCGTTTTATTGATGAAAATTTATCTGTTGATTCCAATATTACTACAGGTAAAGTATACTGGAATGTATTGAACAAAGAGCGTCGTGGAGACTATTTGGGCCGTACTGTACAAGTAATCCCCCATATTACAAATGAAATCAAAAATAAAGTATATGCCGTAGGCAAAAACAGCAATTGTGATGTAGTTATCACAGAAATTGGCGGTACTGTTGGGGATATTGAAAGCACCCCATTTTTGGAGGCAATCCGTCAGGTTGTCACCGAAGTAGGGCGAGAAAACGTAATCTATATTCATGTTACATTAGTTCCAACTGTTCCAGGTTCTACTGAATTAAAATCCAAACCAACCCAGCACTCTGTTAAAGAATTGCTGAGTTTAGGTATCCAGCCTAATGTAATTGTATGCCGCAGCGATTACCCTCTGCCAGATGATATGGTAAACAAAATTGCTTTGTTCTGTAATATCCGTCCACAGGATGTTATACAGAACCTAACTGCTGGTACTTTGTATGAAGTTCCTATGATGTTGGAAAAAAACGGTTTGGTGAAATCTGTATGTCATCATTTACATTTGGAGGAACGAGAGCCAGACCACATACAATGGCTGCAAATGATCGACCAGGTGAAAAGTGCAAACAAAGAAGTTACCATTGGTCTGGTAGGAAAATATGTAGAGTTGCCTGACGCATATATCTCAGTAGCTGAAAGCTTATATCATGGTGGTTTGCCACACTCTACAAAAGTAAAAATTGAATATATCCAATCTGAAGATATCACAGAAGATAATTGTGCCGATTTACTGAAGAACTGTGATGGCATCTTGGTTCCTGGCGGTTTTGGAGACCGTGGTATTGAGGGAAAAATCACAGCAATCCGCTATTGCCGTGAAAACAACCTTCCTTTCTTCGGAATTTGTTTGGGCATGCAGATGGCTGTTATTGAATTCGCACGCCATGTAGCAGGACTGGAAAACGCAAATTCCGCAGAATTTTTAGAAGATGCAGAAGATCCAGTAATTGATATTATGGATGACCAAAAAGATATCACCAAAAAAGGTGGTACGATGCGTTTGGGATTGTATCCATGTAAACTTCGTCCAGATACCAAGTGCCGTAATCTATATGGAGAAGAAGTGATTTACGAACGTCACCGTCATCGCTATGAATTCAACAACGCTTATCGCGCAAAATTGGAGGAAGCTGGTTTGACCTTAGCAGGTGTTTCTCCAAACGAAAAATTGGTAGAAATTGTAGAGGTAAAAGAACATCCTTGGTTTGTTGGGGTACAATTCCATCCAGAATTTAAATCTCGTCCAAACCGTCCTCATCCTTTGTTTGTGGATTTTGTTGGAGCCGCTTTACAACACAAAGAAAATCAATAATTTGAATTGGGAAGGCAGTTAAATTTGCCTTCCTTTTTATATAATTTTATCAAAATGGCATCATTGCCTTATTGGTAAAAAAGGTTTTTATATCGTATATAATTAGGAAACAAAGGTTCCCATAGTGCATATAATAAAAACATATTTGCATAACCAAATGGAAAACAAAATAACTTTATAAAACACAAATTATTCAATGATTTGTGTTTCTCCTATAATATGACAAAATACATAAAAATTAAACTGAAAATTTTTGCGATTTATTTATTGACAAAATGCGTCCTATATATTAACATAATAATATATTAATTAATAAATTGAATGGGGGTTTCATTTATGGAACAAAAAAATGGTAAAGCGGTAGCTTCATTAGTGTTGGGTATTATTTCCCTGGTACTGATGTTTATTCCATACGGTGGTTGGGTTGGTCTTATTTTAGGTATTGTAGGTATCATCTTAGGTATCTCTGCTAAAAAAGAGGCTCCATCCGGTATGGCTACAGCAGGTTTGGTTCTGTCCATTATCGCTGTAGCTCTGTGTGCAATTAGTTTAATTGCTTGTGTTGCTTGTGTTGGCTGTATCGGTACAGCTGGTATGTTATCTTACTAATAATTAGAAAAGCACACAACGGGCAAACCATTACGTTTGCCCGTTTTTTTCATATGATTCGAAAATGAATTCCCCTCTGATTGTAAGACAAAATGGAAATACAACTTATTCCATTTAGCTATTATAAAAGCACCAGAAAACAAAACTTTTACTATAAAATATCAAATGATATGAATTCCAATGATATTCATTATCAAA
This is a stretch of genomic DNA from Clostridium facile. It encodes these proteins:
- the gap gene encoding type I glyceraldehyde-3-phosphate dehydrogenase, which codes for MAIKVGINGFGRIGRLVFRAAMAQPDVFEIVGVNDPFIDLDYMVYMTKYDTMHGQFNGTVEAKDGKLVVNGQAVNVYACMNPEEIPWGECGAEYVVESTGVFTTTEKASAHFKGGAKKVVISAPSKDAPMFVMGVNNDKYTSDMNVVSNASCTTNCLAPLTKVINDKFGMVEGLMTTVHSTTATQKTVDGPSKKDWRGGRAAAGNIIPSSTGAAKAVGKVIPELNGKLTGMSMRVPTLDVSVVDLTCRLATPATYEEICAAVKEASETTMKGILGYTEDMVVSSDFLSDPRTSIFDAKAGIALTDNFVKLVAWYDNEWGYSNKVLMLIQHMYGVDHK
- a CDS encoding sensor histidine kinase, coding for MVTSEELDILKEHYSSFQNPVFYCSNQLEILWSNPAAGKIEQKYTKDISVIWEEFFFSLQQSDPTTTLSFHFICGDTCAWLRYIPVGNGGFLEWLLEETDSNSLSRFHEFSMQSSDLFSVETRIYLTNIFNVLPFLYKEMEQQEQYESLDYLKQISQNAYHLLKMVNNSLAYRKLSPNSLRLTAVDITKELEQLFILVQANLLRSNKTFEYHLPDSPILMQTDVEKLHIALLNLISNGYLYGGSDNLVSISVCTQKEDLIIRVTDHGEGISTEQFERVFTPYYSYNPNTGTHSGIGLGLPYTKKLAECLGGSCLLTSQPHQGTQVVLRLPIKNSVKDTVQFQSNRFEYSTGRFSPVSIYLSDICEIPIF
- a CDS encoding CTP synthase, coding for MAVKYVFVTGGVVSGLGKGITAASLGRLLKNRGYKVTIQKFDPYINVDPGTMSPYQHGEVFVTDDGAETDLDLGHYERFIDENLSVDSNITTGKVYWNVLNKERRGDYLGRTVQVIPHITNEIKNKVYAVGKNSNCDVVITEIGGTVGDIESTPFLEAIRQVVTEVGRENVIYIHVTLVPTVPGSTELKSKPTQHSVKELLSLGIQPNVIVCRSDYPLPDDMVNKIALFCNIRPQDVIQNLTAGTLYEVPMMLEKNGLVKSVCHHLHLEEREPDHIQWLQMIDQVKSANKEVTIGLVGKYVELPDAYISVAESLYHGGLPHSTKVKIEYIQSEDITEDNCADLLKNCDGILVPGGFGDRGIEGKITAIRYCRENNLPFFGICLGMQMAVIEFARHVAGLENANSAEFLEDAEDPVIDIMDDQKDITKKGGTMRLGLYPCKLRPDTKCRNLYGEEVIYERHRHRYEFNNAYRAKLEEAGLTLAGVSPNEKLVEIVEVKEHPWFVGVQFHPEFKSRPNRPHPLFVDFVGAALQHKENQ